In one window of Flavobacterium ginsengisoli DNA:
- a CDS encoding LytTR family DNA-binding domain-containing protein, protein MKQLNISIKHNLIVGLLIGLWLFVFAFIIKPFDDGTINFRAWFLISFGFSVMAFLCYGLLAFIQKSFYERIGKWNVGLEITAIFLFHLLYLIGVFTFYKSPILNGGYDFLEFFSIIFIKVVLILTPVIILARRYLIKLIPITDDVLLFKGENRLDILKINKADLVCISNAQNYVEIFYLENGKLHSKLIRSSLKKIQDDFDFLVQIHRSHLINPSHFKSWRNANTIILTQIELPVSRNYKDVLMAL, encoded by the coding sequence GTGAAACAGCTAAACATTTCTATAAAACATAATCTAATTGTCGGTTTACTGATTGGGTTATGGCTTTTTGTTTTTGCTTTCATTATAAAACCTTTTGACGATGGAACCATAAATTTTAGAGCTTGGTTTTTAATCAGTTTTGGTTTTAGTGTAATGGCATTTTTGTGTTATGGTCTCTTAGCATTTATTCAAAAAAGTTTTTACGAAAGAATAGGGAAGTGGAATGTGGGTTTAGAAATAACAGCCATTTTTCTTTTTCATTTACTCTACTTAATTGGTGTTTTTACTTTTTATAAAAGTCCAATTTTAAATGGCGGATATGATTTCTTAGAATTCTTTTCGATAATATTTATAAAAGTCGTTCTAATTTTAACTCCAGTAATTATTCTCGCAAGAAGATATTTAATTAAACTAATTCCCATAACGGATGATGTTTTGCTATTTAAAGGAGAAAACAGATTAGACATTCTAAAAATCAACAAAGCCGATTTGGTCTGTATTTCGAATGCTCAAAATTATGTTGAGATTTTTTATCTCGAAAACGGAAAACTCCATTCTAAATTAATTCGTTCCTCGCTCAAAAAAATTCAGGACGATTTCGATTTTTTAGTGCAAATTCATCGTTCGCATTTAATAAATCCGTCGCATTTTAAATCTTGGAGAAATGCAAATACAATTATTTTGACTCAAATAGAACTTCCGGTTTCGAGAAATTATAAAGATGTTTTAATGGCATTGTAA